From the genome of Streptomyces sp. S4.7:
AGGTGGACAGTGTGCTGGACGAACGCACAGAGGTCGTTGAAAGTTTCTTGCATGCAACCCCAGGTTCCGTTATGTCTCCCACAGTGAGTCGGGGTCGGGGCTGGACTGCTGACAGGTTGGCGAAATCTGCACTTACGGTGGGCCACGTAGCAAGACGTAGCCTGTTCCTGGTGGCCCGGTACAACCATCCGGAATGGCACCCTCTGTTCGCCGGGTATGCCAGCGGACCAACTCCGCTGACCACTGGCTCCTATGGGCAGCTTCTGTATGTCACAGAATTCGACGGAGCGCCAAAAATTATTTCCGAGTATTTCCCGGAGATCCTTGAGCCCGCCCCACCCATGTTGTGGAGTCACGCGCAGGGAGCGGAGATCAACGGGATCGGAAATCCAAATGAGGTTCGCGCGCTTACTGCCCCGACGTTCGGGGAACACCTTGACGATTGGAACGAAATCAAGATCTCTTCCTCCTGATGTACCCCGCATGTGTCAGTCAGGTGGCCCTTCCATCGGTCGATGTGCGGAGCCGTTGGCTACGGCGTTCTGTCGGCCGCCATGGTGTTCCCGTTCTGCGGCACGAAGATCACGTCGAACAGAGGGCTGATTGAGTCGCCGGGTCGGGTTGGTCGGCGTGTCATGTCATCTTCATATGGACGTTGCGCACTGCGTGTGTTGCGGGGCTGACGGCCTCCCTACCGCCACCACACGCTGTCATAGAACTTTTGTTTGAGTTGATTCGTGACGATCTCTTCCTATGCTCCCGGTGAGGGGCCCACCAAATCCGACTCCGTGTCCGTCCACGAGGGCACCATCGAGGCCGTGCGCTCCCGCGTCGGCAAGCGTGGGATCTCCGGATACGTCGAGGCCGCCATACAGCGCCAGATCGAACGCGACGACCTTGCCGAGTTGATCGCCGCGAACGAGGAGATCCACGGCCCGCTGACCCCCGAGGACATCCACGCCGCCGAGGAGAAGCTGTTCGGTCCCACCGACAAGGGAACCGGCACCGCTGAGGCCGCGGCGTGAGCGGTACGTGGGTACTTGGCAGCGAGGCCCTGTCCCTCTATCTGCGTGCCGACAAGGGGATGACGGCGCTCTTGGCCGTGGCGGCCAAACGCGACGTGCGGGTCATCGTCAGCGCGCTCACTCTGGTGGAGGCTGACCCCAGCGGTGCTCACAAGGCACGCATGTCCTGGGCTCTCTCCCGGCTCGTCGTCGAGCCTGTGACGAAGGAGACTGCATCCCGCGCCGTTGAGATCCTCCGGGATGCCGGCGGGCTCGCAGGCCATAAGTACGCCATCGACGCGGTGGTCGCGGCCACCGCTCTCCGTGAACCAGGACCGGTAACCGTCCTCACCTCCGACACCGAGGACATGCTTATGCTGTGTGGCACGGCTGTAGCCGTCGTTGAGGTCTGACCCGCCGGACCTGCTGGCGCCTATCCCTCAGCCGTACCGCCTCGCTTCGCTGTGCCGAGACGACGCACTCGCCCGAACAGCCACGGTCGACACTCCAAGGTCGGCGTCGGCCGCCGTAAACGACGATCGAGCGAATGCTGCGGCGGAGCCCGTCGGATGACAGCCGAGTCCTGAACCCACCCATTGGTAGATGTGCAAGGGACTCGGGCCGGCACGGAGCGACATGGCTGAGCGCCTGCTCGTGAAGCAGGAACGTGTCTGCCACCGGACGTTGTCGCACGACCCTGCCAAGGGCGCTCGCCGCCTACCCCTGCACCAGCCCCAGATACGGCCCGAACTCCGACGCCAGGGTCAGGCGGCCCAGCTTCTGGTACTCCCGTTGGATCGCGTGGATCAGCGTCTCCATCGTCACCGCGCCCCCCGTGTCCGCCGCCAGGTACGCCGAAGTCACCGCTATCGAGCGGATGTTGCCGCCCGCCAGTTCGAAGTTGGACGCGCAGAAGTCCAGGTCCAGGTCCGTGCCGCGGGGGAGGAGCGGGCCCAGGCAGCGTTCCCAGAGCTGGAGGCGTTGGGGTGGGTCCGGGAGGGGGAAGTCGATGACCAGGTCCAGGCGGCGGGTGAAGGCGTCGTCCAGGTTGGCGCGGAGGTTGGTCGCCAGGATGGCCAGGCCGTCGAAGGACTCCATCCGCTGGAGCAGATACGCGCTCTCCACGTTCGCGTAACGGTCGTGCGCGTCCTTCACGTCCGAGCGTTTGCCGAAGATCGCGTCCGCCTCGTCGAAGAGCAGGACGCCGTTCACGCCCGCCGCCTCCGTGAAGATGCGCTCCAGGTTCTTCTCGGTCTCGCCCACGTACTTGTCGATCACCGTCGCCAGATCGACCGTGTAGAGGTCCAGGCCCAGATCCGCCGCGATCACCTCCGCCGACATCGTCTTGCCGGTCCCCGAGTCGCCTGCGAACAGGGCCGATACGCCTCGGCCCCTGCCACCCCCCGGCCGCATCCCCCACTCGCCCAGTACCCGGTCACGGTGGCGCGCGCGGGCCGTGAGTTCGCGGAGTTGGGCGTGGGTGTCGGGTGGGAGGACCAGGTCGTCCCAGGTCACCGTGGGTTCGATGCGGCGGGCGAGGCGGTCCAGGCCCGCCGCGTTCTGGGCGCGGGCTCCCCGGCGTACGTGGTCGGCGGTGAGTGCGCCGCCCGACAGATGGGCCGTCTGGGCCGCGCTACGGGCCGCGGCCGTGACCTGTTCCGGGGTGAGGAGGAACGGGGCCAGCAGATGGTCCGCGTCGACCTCGGGCGGCGGCGGGGCCGGGGACCACTGCTTGTACGCGTCCGTCCACAGGGCCCCGCGCGCCGACGGCTCCACGCGCGGAGCGTGCAGGAGCAGCGGGGGAACGGTGGACCACGACGCGTCCCAGGGCGCTCGGCCCACCAGGATCGTCGGCACCGGGGTGGCGGTCAGGAGCCTGAGCAGGTGCGGGTGTTCACGGCAGATCGCGTCCAACGGGGCGCAGACCAGACCCGCGTTCGTGAGGCGGGCCTCGCGGACCAGGGCGCGTACCGCGTCCGCCGGTGAGGGATCTTCCGCCAGCCGTGCCAGGTCCAGGCCCAGCACACCGAGGCCCGCCGCCGTCAGCGCCGACGCGGCCAGCGCCGTACCCGCGCCGCCCTGGTCCTCACTGAGGTAGACCAGCTGGACGCCGTCGGACAGGACCCCGGCGAGCGGCGCCGGGTCGCCGACGCCCCGTACCGCGCGCCACGGTGCCAGCAGATCCGCGAGCCGTGGGTCGGGGGTGTCGTCGCCCAGGAGATGGGCCGCGACCCGGTCCGGTACGCGCAGCGCGCGGCTCAGGAACGGGCGGTCCAGGTCCTCGACCAGGAGCAGTCCACCGGCCCGCAGTGGCGACCGGGCCGCCAGTCGGGCACGGGCCTCCTGATCCGCCGGCGTCGAGCCGCACAGGCCGAGGGCCAGGCCGACGGACGGGCGCCGGCGGGTCACGTCGTCGTTCAAGTAGCCGTAGAACGCCTCGAACCGGTCGTCCAGATCCGGTACGAGCGCGATGAGCAGGATCTCGGTGTCGAGTGGGGTGAGGGTGAACTCCCCTGCCAGGAAAGTGAGTCGGGAGTCCGAGGAGCCTTCGAGCGGCTTTTCGTCAGGGGGCGGGTACGAACGCGCCCCCTCCTCGTCCAGCAGCCTCGCGACGTTCTCCTCCGTCAGATACAGGCCCCGGAACGCGTCGTCCGGGTCCGGATCGGTGGCCCGCCTCGCCTCGACCGCCCGGCGGACCCGCTGCTCCACCGCGACCGCCCGCGCCAGCAGGTATCGCAGGTTCGAGGCTGCCTTCATACGTCCTCCGGCGTCGTGCCGCGCGTCTCCGTGATGCGGACGGCGCCGGGCGGTCGCCGGGGCGCCGGTTCCCGTTGCGGCCTGCCGGGCCGCGACCCGTACACCGGCTGTCCCGCGCCCTCAACCCGCTCCCGCTCCCGCGCCGGCACGTCCCCGAACCGCGCCCGCAGACCCTCGTCACCTACCGGCGGACCCGCCTCGTAGATCGGCGACGACGTGACCGGAACGCTGATCACCAGGTCCAGCGACGGCTTCAACTCACCGCCCAGCGCGCTCCACACGTCCGCGAACGAGCGGTCCTCCGGTGGCGGCAGTGCGATCGACATCGGCACCGCCGCGCCGATCTCCGCCAGGGATCCCGCCAGCCGTTCCGGCGGCAGCGCCTCGTACCGCAACAGGCACGCCAACAGCGAGGAGAGCAGCCGGTGTTCGTCCTCGGGGCGCTTGGTCCATGCCGTGATCAGATACGACAACTTGAAGTAGCGCGGAGGGCGGCGACGCGCGACGATGGCGCCGCGCTCGTCGTACTCGTTGTGCAGACCGCGCTCCCGTCGCCGCATGTCCTCGCGGATGTCGTAGAGGTAGAGGTTGACCATCGGCGAGTTGACCTTGGCCGCCCACTCCCTCGTCGGCGCGTCGAAGACGACCGCGATCGGGCCGCCTTCGAGGACCTCCGCGCGGATCAGAGCCCGTAGGACGTCGTCCACCTCGTGGATCATTCAGCTACCTCGCCCGTCACGAGCGACCCTTGAAGTCCGGTGGCTGGAGGTTGCGTTGCACCACCAGGACCGGTTTTTGGAGCCGGGGCAGGTCGGTGGCGTCCGCCCGCAGCACGCGCGGGCCGAGCGTGTCCTTGCGCAGCACCAGCATCTGCACCTCGAAGGTGCCGTCACGGCCCACCCGTATGCCCGACCTGTCGGCCGTGATGCCGAGGGACCAGGTCAGACGTACGGTCTTGCCCGGCGGGTAGTCCTTGCCCCGCGCCAGCACGGGCTGCCCCGGCTTGGCGACCAGCGGCGTCACTTCGAGCGAGGGCTTGAGGACGCGCAGCCGGTCCGTGTCGCGGTTGTTCGCCGCACGGCGGTCGGGCAGTGTCCCGCGGACGGTGGCCCGTACGTCACCGGTGATCGCCGCGCGATACGTCGCCGTCTGTGCCACCTCGATACGGCCCCCGGCGGGGATCGTGCACGGCCGGGCGGCCGTGCAGCGGTTCAGCGCCGGCAGGGTCCGGTCACCCGCGCGGGACGGCGCCGGCCAGGCCGCCGAGAGGACCACACCCCTCGCCGCGTCCGGTCCCGCGTTGGTGACCGTGAACTCGGCGCGGGCCGGGCGGCCGATGTACGTACGGTCCGGGCTGACGTCCACCCGTACCGCGATGTCCGACGAAGGCGGCACGGGAGGCTCCAGCACCTCGAACTCCGCTGTGTCCGTACCGGTGTTGCCCGCCGAGTCCGTGGCCGAACAGGTGACGGCCGTCGTGCCGACCGGGAAGAGCGCGCCCGACGCGGGATCGCAGGTGACGGGCAGCTCACCGTCCTGGGCGTCCGTGGCCGTGGGCGTGAATCTGATACGCGCGCCGTCGTCGTCCTCCGCCCTCACCGTGCGGTCGTCCACGGTGACGACCGGGTCGTTGACGTCGTTCACGGTGATGCTGATCTTCTGCTGGAAGTCGGGATCGGGAACGGCGGCGGGGCCGAGCGCGTCCGTCCCCGGTACCTGGGCGCCGAGCTGGAGGAACTGGACCGTACAGGTCAGGGTCGTGCCCTGGGGGGCGTCGGCCGACACGTCGACGGTCTCCGTGAACCGGGCCGTCTGGCCGCTGATGAGCCGCCTCGTCGGCGGGTCCAGGGCGACGGTGAGATGCGGGTCGCAGTCGTCGAGCTGATGACCGACAGAGGTGGGCAGATTGTCGAAGCCGGCGATGATCGCCTCGGCCGTCTCGTCCGGCTGGATGCCCTCCAGCAGGCGGCCACCGGTGGCGTCGATGATCCGTGTGGCCTGGCCGCGGGTGGTCGGCGGATCTTCGATCTGGCCGGGGAAATCAGGGTTGTTGGCGTTCCCGTTGCCGTTCAGGCCGTCCCCGCGGTCGCTGTCCACCTCGACGCCGATCACCCGGACCCCCTTGTCCTGGAGGTCGGCGATCGTGTCGTCGATGGTGTGGCCGTTGCTCGGCGCGTGACTGGAGGCATCGCTGACCAGAACGACGACCGGGCTCGCGCCCTCACGGAACTCCGTCTGGCCCCCGGCGCCGTTGGCGATCTCCCACAGACCGTTGATCCAGTCCTCCGACGGGCCCATGCTGAAGCCGCCGAGGTCCGTCCGCAGCCCGTTGACACCGATCTGGACCAGGCCCATGTCGTTCGTCAGGCCCTGGAGAACCCGGAATCCCGCGTTCGGTTCGTCGACCTCCTGGTCGCCGAACGTGGCGACCGCGAAGCGCGACTCGGGCTCCGCGGCCAGGATCTTGTCGGTGATGGCGGGCAGATTGGTCCGGACGCTGTCGATCGGATCCTTCATGCTGGCCGTGCCGTCCACGTCCTGCATGCTGGCCGTGCCGTCCACGAGCAGGACGACGTCCGGGCTCGGCGGGATCGCGGGCGTCCGCACCTGCTTGGCCACCCCCGTCGAACCGCCCGGGTCGAGCGCCTCGTCAAGCGTGGCCGGCGTGACCCATGGGTCCGGCGGTACGGGGACGTGTATCGCCGCAGGTGTATCCGTCACCGGCGCCGTGTCCGCCACCGCCGACGCGGGCGTCAGACCGGCGCCCAGCAGGAGCAGGACGAGCGCCGCCGCGCGCCGCGCGCCGCCCCGCCGGGGCCGTACGCGCCCGGCCCGCCCACGCGCATGTTCTCCCTGCTCCGGCCGAATCCACGCCACCTGTTCCTCCCCCGTCCCCTGACATGCCCCTGCGCCCCGGACATGCCGCAGCGCCTGTACGGTCCCGTAGAACTCCGTTGCGTACAGCGGAAGTCGAGCCACTGCCACGGGTAAGCACGATTGCCCTTTGGTGCAATCTCAGGGCATTCGCTGACGTCAGATAAGACCTTGGCGCATCGCGTAAGCCACCGCGTGCGAGCGATTGCGCAATTGCAGCCGGGTCATCACGGAATGCAGAACGTTCTTGATCGTGCGCTCGGAATACGCCAGCTTCGTCGCGATATCCGCTGTGTCATAACCTTCGGCGACCAGCCGCAGCACATCGACTTCTCGCGCCGCCAGCCCGGTGAAGTGCAGCCCGCGCGGACCGAGCACCTGGCCCTGGAGTCTGCCGACCTCTTCGAGGAGACGGCCGAGCAGGTCGGAGGGCAGATGTCCCTCGCCCCGCGCCACCGTCCCGATCACCTGGACCAGGTGCTCCGGCGTCGACTCGGAGCGTCTGACCACACCCGCGACGCCGCACTCCGCCGCGCTCACGAGCTTCTGCTCGTCGATGTCCGTGGTGACCAGAACCGTGCGGCAGGTGCTCGTGCGCTGGATGTGGCGCAGTGTTCGCAGCGCCTCCTCGTCGACCGTGTCCACGACGATGACCACGACCTGGGGCGAGACGTCCTCGGCGTCCCATTCCATGACGCTGACCTCTGGACGTGCTCTTAATTGACTGGCGACCCCGGCCCGCGATATCGGATCTTGGGCTCGTAACGCGACAGTGGTGCGTTCCATGCGAATGCTCCCCCTGGGCGACAGCCTGAAGCGTCACAGCAATGCACAAGCCTCACAGCTGCATGTGATTGCCCCATCCGTTGTGAGGCGGACTGAAGATTCCCGCCTTCACCGACAAGGAAACTGAAACGTTGTGGCGGGCATCGAATCTGCCCGAAAGTGTTCCTTCGCGGCCGATGTGACACCGGGTCACCGACCTTACGGTCCCGGGTATGAGTCTCACCGCCAGTCTGGACGAATCGTCCGTCGCCGCCGCACCGGGCGAGGAGACGGCCCTTCCGTTACAGGTCCTGAACTCCGGCCGGACCGTGGAGGAGTACCGCTTCGAGGTGGTCGGCGCGTGCGCCGCCTGGTCGGCGGTGGAGCCCTCGGTCCTGTCCCTCTATCCCGGCGACTCCGGGACCGTGTCGCTCGTGCTGCGCCCGCCCCGCGACTCGACGGTGCCGGCGGGCGAGACAACGTTCGGCGTCCGGGTGGTGCCGACGAGCGAAGAGAGCGGGACGGTGGTGCCCGAGGGCCGGGTGACCGTCCTGCCGTTCACCGAGACGACGGCCGAGCTGGTCCCGCGCAGCTCGCACGGGTCACGGAGCGGACAGCACCGGCTCGCCGTCGACAACCGGGGCAACACACCGGTCACCGTGAAGCTCGGAGCCCAGCCCGGTACGGAGCTGGCGCGGGTCGTCTTCGCCGTTCCCGAGCTCCGCATCGAGCCGGACCGCGCCGAGTTCGGGAAGCTGCGCGTGCGGCCGGCCAAGCGGATGTGGCGCGGTACGCCGGTGACGCACCCCTTCCAGGTGTTCGCCACCCCGCAGGCCGCCGAGGACCAAGAGCCCCTGGAACCAGTCCTGTTGGACGGCTCCTACCAGCAGGAAACGATACTGCCCGGCTGGTTGCCACGGGCGCTCGTCGTCGCCGCCGTGGTACTGATCGCGCTGGTCGGCCTCTGGTACGCGCTGCTGCGCCCGGCGGTGAAGTCGGCGGCCCGGGAGGCGGTCACGCCCGACGCGGTACGGTCGGCCGTCGAGGCCGACAAGAGCGCGTCACCGGACGGGCAGGACCCCGACGGGGGCGGCCCGGCCGGTGCCGGTTCCGCCGGTGGCGACTCCACGGGCTCGGGCGACGGTACGCCGGGATCCAGCGAGTCACCCAGCCCCGGTTCCTCGGCGGACGCCGCGGCGACCACCCCGACCAGCGCGCAGGTGCGGGTCAGTGACTCCGTCGGGGGCGGGGCGAACACGGGGACGGCCCTGCGGGTACCGGCCGGGCAGACCTTCGAGCTGACCGACATCGTCGTGCAGAACCCGCAGGGCGACGCGGGAACGGTCGTCGTCTCGGCCGGGCCGGAGACGCGCGTGCTCAGCCTCGGGCTGGAGAACTTCCGCGACTCCGACTACCACTTCGTGACGCCGATCCTGGTGCCTGCGGGAGGCACGGTCACGATGACCATCGACTGCCGCAGGGTCGGCAGACCGGTGGGCGCGCCGGCGCCGTCGCGCTGCACGGAGTCGCTGTTTCTCGGTGGCAACATGCGCCCTGCCCAGTCGAGTTGAGGGACCATCAGTTAGATCGGCCAACGCCTGAGTTCGCGCCGTACGGGCTCAGGCGGGGGGCGCTTCCTCCTCCTCCTCGGGGCCACCCGTCGCGGCCCGCTGGACGAACGAGCCCTGTACGTCCGCGGGTTGCTCCTCCTCGTCCTCCGTCGCCTCCCGCTGTACGGAGGCGGCGGCGGTCGCCGGAGCCGGGACTGACGCGCCGTCAGATACGTTCGCGGGGGCGGCCGGTACCGGGTCGGCCAGCACGCGGTCCGCGTTCGCGACGGCCTCCCGCTCGAAGCGGTCCGAGGGGTCGCTGACACGGATGCCGCCGGGCGCCTCCGTCCCCTCCACCGGTCCTTCCCGCTGCTGGATCA
Proteins encoded in this window:
- a CDS encoding ATP-binding protein, coding for MKAASNLRYLLARAVAVEQRVRRAVEARRATDPDPDDAFRGLYLTEENVARLLDEEGARSYPPPDEKPLEGSSDSRLTFLAGEFTLTPLDTEILLIALVPDLDDRFEAFYGYLNDDVTRRRPSVGLALGLCGSTPADQEARARLAARSPLRAGGLLLVEDLDRPFLSRALRVPDRVAAHLLGDDTPDPRLADLLAPWRAVRGVGDPAPLAGVLSDGVQLVYLSEDQGGAGTALAASALTAAGLGVLGLDLARLAEDPSPADAVRALVREARLTNAGLVCAPLDAICREHPHLLRLLTATPVPTILVGRAPWDASWSTVPPLLLHAPRVEPSARGALWTDAYKQWSPAPPPPEVDADHLLAPFLLTPEQVTAAARSAAQTAHLSGGALTADHVRRGARAQNAAGLDRLARRIEPTVTWDDLVLPPDTHAQLRELTARARHRDRVLGEWGMRPGGGRGRGVSALFAGDSGTGKTMSAEVIAADLGLDLYTVDLATVIDKYVGETEKNLERIFTEAAGVNGVLLFDEADAIFGKRSDVKDAHDRYANVESAYLLQRMESFDGLAILATNLRANLDDAFTRRLDLVIDFPLPDPPQRLQLWERCLGPLLPRGTDLDLDFCASNFELAGGNIRSIAVTSAYLAADTGGAVTMETLIHAIQREYQKLGRLTLASEFGPYLGLVQG
- a CDS encoding DUF4255 domain-containing protein; translation: MIHEVDDVLRALIRAEVLEGGPIAVVFDAPTREWAAKVNSPMVNLYLYDIREDMRRRERGLHNEYDERGAIVARRRPPRYFKLSYLITAWTKRPEDEHRLLSSLLACLLRYEALPPERLAGSLAEIGAAVPMSIALPPPEDRSFADVWSALGGELKPSLDLVISVPVTSSPIYEAGPPVGDEGLRARFGDVPARERERVEGAGQPVYGSRPGRPQREPAPRRPPGAVRITETRGTTPEDV
- a CDS encoding DNA-binding protein, producing the protein MTALLAVAAKRDVRVIVSALTLVEADPSGAHKARMSWALSRLVVEPVTKETASRAVEILRDAGGLAGHKYAIDAVVAATALREPGPVTVLTSDTEDMLMLCGTAVAVVEV
- a CDS encoding VWA domain-containing protein, coding for MAWIRPEQGEHARGRAGRVRPRRGGARRAAALVLLLLGAGLTPASAVADTAPVTDTPAAIHVPVPPDPWVTPATLDEALDPGGSTGVAKQVRTPAIPPSPDVVLLVDGTASMQDVDGTASMKDPIDSVRTNLPAITDKILAAEPESRFAVATFGDQEVDEPNAGFRVLQGLTNDMGLVQIGVNGLRTDLGGFSMGPSEDWINGLWEIANGAGGQTEFREGASPVVVLVSDASSHAPSNGHTIDDTIADLQDKGVRVIGVEVDSDRGDGLNGNGNANNPDFPGQIEDPPTTRGQATRIIDATGGRLLEGIQPDETAEAIIAGFDNLPTSVGHQLDDCDPHLTVALDPPTRRLISGQTARFTETVDVSADAPQGTTLTCTVQFLQLGAQVPGTDALGPAAVPDPDFQQKISITVNDVNDPVVTVDDRTVRAEDDDGARIRFTPTATDAQDGELPVTCDPASGALFPVGTTAVTCSATDSAGNTGTDTAEFEVLEPPVPPSSDIAVRVDVSPDRTYIGRPARAEFTVTNAGPDAARGVVLSAAWPAPSRAGDRTLPALNRCTAARPCTIPAGGRIEVAQTATYRAAITGDVRATVRGTLPDRRAANNRDTDRLRVLKPSLEVTPLVAKPGQPVLARGKDYPPGKTVRLTWSLGITADRSGIRVGRDGTFEVQMLVLRKDTLGPRVLRADATDLPRLQKPVLVVQRNLQPPDFKGRS
- a CDS encoding response regulator transcription factor, with product MERTTVALRAQDPISRAGVASQLRARPEVSVMEWDAEDVSPQVVVIVVDTVDEEALRTLRHIQRTSTCRTVLVTTDIDEQKLVSAAECGVAGVVRRSESTPEHLVQVIGTVARGEGHLPSDLLGRLLEEVGRLQGQVLGPRGLHFTGLAAREVDVLRLVAEGYDTADIATKLAYSERTIKNVLHSVMTRLQLRNRSHAVAYAMRQGLI